In one window of Pseudomonas chlororaphis subsp. chlororaphis DNA:
- a CDS encoding cupin domain-containing protein codes for MSIQDIVDFNQANTAPERYRPAQEKVLKGDPEQTVFNHYNSPCGQMNAGVWEGAIGQWTVNYTEHEYCEIVQGVSVLRDGEGNAKTLRAGDRFVIPAGFRGTWEVLEPCRKIYVIFEPKA; via the coding sequence ATGAGCATCCAGGACATCGTCGACTTCAATCAGGCCAACACTGCGCCCGAGCGGTATCGCCCCGCCCAGGAAAAAGTCCTCAAGGGCGACCCTGAGCAAACCGTCTTCAACCACTACAACAGTCCGTGCGGCCAGATGAACGCCGGGGTGTGGGAAGGCGCGATCGGCCAGTGGACGGTGAACTACACCGAGCACGAGTACTGCGAGATCGTGCAGGGGGTTTCGGTCCTGCGTGACGGCGAAGGCAATGCCAAGACCTTGCGCGCCGGCGATCGCTTCGTCATTCCCGCAGGCTTTCGCGGCACCTGGGAGGTGCTGGAACCGTGCCGCAAGATCTATGTGATCTTCGAACCGAAAGCCTGA
- a CDS encoding ABC transporter substrate-binding protein — MRLAALPLLFAPLLLSPLAHAAALSVCTEASPEGFDVVQYNSLTTTNASADVLMNRLVEFDASSGKVVPSLADSWEVSADGLTYVFKLHPKVKFHRTAYFNPSRELTAEDVKFSFDRMLDPANPWHKVAQSGYPHAQSLQLPALIKKIDALDPLTVRFTLDHADSTFLATLSMGFASIYSAEYADQLLKAGTQDKLNSQPIGTGPFVFGRFQKDASIRYKANPDYFAGKPAVDSLIFAITPDANVRLQKLRRNECQIALSPKPLDVTAALEEPALKVEKTAAFMTAFVAINSQHPPLDKPEVRQAINLAFDKANYLKAVFENTAEPANGPFPPNTWSYAKELPGYAHDPAKARQLLAKAGLKDGFQTTIWTRPSGSLLNPNPSLGAQQLQADLAQVGIQAEIRVIEWGELIRRAKAGEHDLLFMGWAGDNGDPDNFLTPQFTCAAVKSGTNFARYCDPGLDKLITAGKTTTEQGVRSKLYQQAQTQIQQQALWLPLAHPTAFALTRKDVHGYQVSPFGRQDYSKVSLKP; from the coding sequence ATGCGCCTCGCTGCCCTCCCGCTCCTGTTCGCCCCTCTTCTTCTGAGCCCGCTGGCCCACGCCGCCGCATTAAGCGTATGCACCGAGGCCAGCCCGGAAGGTTTCGACGTAGTGCAGTACAACTCGCTGACCACCACCAACGCATCGGCCGATGTGCTGATGAATCGCCTGGTGGAGTTCGACGCCAGCAGCGGCAAGGTGGTACCGAGCCTGGCCGATAGCTGGGAAGTCTCGGCCGACGGCCTGACCTATGTGTTCAAGCTGCACCCGAAAGTGAAGTTTCATCGCACCGCGTATTTCAATCCGAGCCGCGAGCTGACCGCCGAAGACGTGAAGTTCAGCTTCGACCGCATGCTCGACCCGGCCAACCCCTGGCATAAAGTGGCGCAGAGCGGCTATCCCCATGCCCAGTCGCTACAGCTGCCGGCGCTGATCAAGAAGATCGACGCCCTGGATCCGCTGACCGTGCGCTTCACCCTTGATCATGCCGATTCGACCTTCCTCGCCACCCTGAGCATGGGGTTTGCGTCGATCTACTCCGCCGAATACGCCGACCAGTTGCTCAAAGCCGGCACCCAGGACAAGCTCAACAGCCAGCCGATCGGCACCGGCCCCTTCGTTTTCGGCCGTTTCCAGAAGGACGCATCGATCCGCTACAAGGCCAACCCCGACTATTTTGCCGGCAAGCCGGCGGTGGACTCGCTGATCTTCGCCATCACCCCGGACGCCAACGTGCGCCTGCAGAAGCTGCGCCGCAACGAATGCCAGATCGCCCTGTCGCCCAAGCCGCTGGACGTGACCGCCGCGCTTGAGGAGCCTGCGCTCAAGGTCGAGAAAACCGCGGCCTTCATGACCGCGTTCGTCGCCATCAACAGCCAGCACCCACCGCTGGACAAACCTGAAGTGCGCCAGGCCATCAACCTCGCCTTCGACAAGGCCAACTACCTGAAAGCGGTCTTCGAAAATACCGCCGAACCCGCCAACGGCCCCTTCCCGCCCAACACCTGGAGCTACGCCAAGGAGCTGCCTGGGTACGCCCATGATCCGGCGAAGGCCCGCCAATTGCTGGCCAAGGCCGGCCTGAAAGACGGCTTCCAGACCACAATCTGGACCCGCCCTTCCGGCAGTCTGTTGAACCCCAACCCGAGCCTGGGCGCGCAACAGCTGCAAGCAGACTTGGCACAAGTCGGGATCCAGGCGGAGATCCGCGTGATCGAATGGGGCGAACTGATCCGTCGGGCCAAGGCCGGCGAGCACGACCTGCTGTTCATGGGCTGGGCCGGCGACAACGGCGATCCGGATAACTTCCTCACCCCGCAGTTCACCTGCGCGGCGGTGAAGTCCGGGACCAACTTCGCCCGCTACTGCGACCCCGGCCTGGACAAGCTGATCACCGCCGGCAAGACCACCACCGAGCAGGGCGTGCGCAGCAAGCTTTACCAGCAGGCGCAAACCCAGATCCAGCAGCAGGCCCTGTGGCTACCGCTTGCCCACCCGACCGCCTTCGCCCTGACGCGCAAGGATGTCCATGGGTATCAGGTCAGCCCGTTCGGTCGCCAGGACTACTCGAAGGTCAGCCTCAAGCCCTGA
- the rpmG gene encoding 50S ribosomal protein L33, with protein MRELIRLISSAGTGHFYTTDKNKRTTPDKIEIKKYDPVVRKHVIYKEGKIK; from the coding sequence ATGCGTGAATTGATTCGTTTGATTTCGAGCGCCGGTACTGGTCACTTCTACACTACCGACAAGAACAAGCGCACTACTCCGGACAAAATCGAGATCAAGAAATATGATCCGGTTGTTCGTAAGCACGTGATCTACAAGGAAGGCAAAATCAAGTAA
- a CDS encoding aldehyde dehydrogenase, whose product MTTLTRADWEQRARELKIEGRAYINGEYTAAVSNETFECISPVDGRLLASIASCDAADAQRAVENARATFNSGVWSRLAPAKRKATMIRFAGLLKQHAEELALLETLDMGKPISDSLGIDVPGAAQALSWSGEAIDKIYDEVAATPHDQLGLVTREPVGVVGAIVPWNFPLMMACWKLGPALSTGNSVILKPSEKSPLTAIRVAALAVEAGIPAGVLNVLPGYGHTVGKALALHMDVDTLVFTGSTKIAKQLMVYSGESNMKRVWLEAGGKSPNIVFADAPDLQAAAESAASAIAFNQGEVCTAGSRLLVERSIKDKFLPLVIEALRAWKPGNPLDPATNVGALVDTQQMNTVLSYIESGHADGAKLVVGGKRTLQETGGTYVEPTIFDGVSNAMKIAQEEIFGPVLSVIAFDTVEEAIQIANDTPYGLAAAVWTANISKAHLTAKALRAGSVWVNQYDGGDMTAPFGGFKQSGNGRDKSLHAFDKYTELKATWIKL is encoded by the coding sequence ATGACCACCCTGACTCGAGCCGATTGGGAACAACGCGCCCGCGAGCTGAAAATCGAAGGCCGCGCCTACATCAATGGCGAATACACCGCCGCCGTTTCCAACGAAACCTTCGAATGCATCAGCCCGGTCGATGGCCGTCTGCTGGCGAGTATTGCCAGCTGTGACGCCGCCGACGCACAACGCGCGGTGGAAAACGCCCGCGCCACTTTCAATTCCGGTGTCTGGTCGCGCCTGGCGCCGGCCAAGCGTAAAGCCACCATGATTCGTTTTGCCGGCCTGCTGAAGCAGCATGCCGAAGAACTGGCCCTGCTCGAAACCCTGGACATGGGTAAGCCGATCAGCGACTCGCTGGGTATCGACGTTCCCGGCGCGGCGCAAGCGCTGAGCTGGAGCGGCGAAGCCATCGACAAGATCTACGACGAAGTCGCCGCCACGCCCCACGACCAACTGGGCCTGGTGACTCGCGAGCCGGTGGGCGTGGTCGGCGCCATCGTGCCGTGGAACTTCCCGTTGATGATGGCCTGCTGGAAACTCGGGCCGGCGCTGTCCACCGGTAACTCGGTGATCCTCAAGCCGTCGGAAAAATCGCCGCTGACCGCTATCCGCGTCGCCGCGCTGGCTGTCGAGGCCGGGATCCCGGCCGGCGTGCTCAACGTGCTGCCAGGTTATGGCCACACCGTGGGCAAGGCCCTGGCCCTGCACATGGACGTCGATACCCTGGTGTTCACCGGTTCGACCAAGATCGCCAAGCAGCTGATGGTCTACTCCGGCGAATCGAACATGAAGCGCGTCTGGCTGGAGGCGGGCGGCAAGAGCCCGAACATCGTGTTCGCCGATGCCCCGGACCTGCAGGCCGCGGCCGAATCCGCGGCCAGCGCCATTGCCTTCAACCAGGGCGAAGTCTGCACCGCCGGTTCGCGCCTGCTGGTGGAGCGTTCGATCAAGGATAAATTCCTGCCGCTGGTGATCGAGGCCCTCAGGGCCTGGAAACCGGGCAACCCGCTGGACCCGGCCACCAACGTCGGCGCGCTGGTAGATACCCAGCAGATGAACACCGTGCTGTCGTACATCGAGTCCGGTCATGCCGACGGCGCCAAGCTGGTGGTGGGCGGCAAGCGCACCCTGCAGGAAACCGGCGGGACCTACGTTGAACCGACCATCTTCGACGGCGTCAGCAACGCAATGAAGATCGCCCAGGAAGAGATCTTTGGCCCGGTGCTCTCGGTCATCGCCTTCGACACCGTGGAAGAAGCCATCCAGATCGCCAACGACACGCCGTATGGCCTGGCCGCGGCGGTATGGACGGCCAATATCTCCAAGGCTCACCTGACCGCCAAGGCGCTGCGGGCCGGCAGTGTCTGGGTCAACCAGTATGACGGCGGCGACATGACCGCGCCGTTCGGCGGCTTCAAGCAGTCGGGCAACGGTCGTGACAAGTCGTTGCACGCGTTCGACAAGTACACCGAACTGAAGGCGACCTGGATCAAGCTGTAA
- a CDS encoding MFS transporter has protein sequence MRWATYFAVLAAVLSVGLALGVSMPLVSFRLESWGYGPFAIGVMASMPAIGVLLGAKVSSRLAARFGTAGLMRLCLWGGAISIGLLALLPSYPLWLVLRLMIGVVLTIVFILGESWINQLVVEQWRGRLVALYGSSYALSQLAGPLLLGALGTEHDYGFWVGVVLLVVSPLLLMGRSGAPSSESCSVTFGDLWRFCRGLPAIGWAVALFAAFEAMILTLLPVYCLRQGFTEDIALAMVSTVVVGDALLQLPIGALADRVSRRALFAGCAVILLLSSLAIPLLLDTLLIWPLWVLFGASAGGLFTLSLILIGERYRDDALVRANAHVAQLWGIGCLIGPLVAGAGSQWVSGHALLLLMAAGALGLIVLLLREGAFGAAQPQTL, from the coding sequence ATGCGCTGGGCAACTTATTTCGCCGTTTTGGCGGCTGTCCTGAGTGTGGGGCTGGCCTTGGGCGTGAGCATGCCGCTGGTGTCGTTCCGCCTGGAGAGCTGGGGGTATGGGCCCTTTGCAATCGGCGTGATGGCCTCGATGCCGGCGATTGGCGTCTTGCTCGGGGCGAAGGTTTCCAGCCGACTGGCGGCGCGCTTTGGCACGGCGGGGCTGATGCGCCTGTGCCTGTGGGGCGGGGCGATCTCCATCGGCCTGCTGGCGCTGTTGCCGAGTTATCCCCTGTGGCTGGTGCTGCGGCTGATGATCGGCGTGGTGCTGACCATCGTCTTCATCCTCGGCGAAAGCTGGATCAACCAGTTGGTGGTGGAGCAGTGGCGCGGTCGCCTGGTGGCGCTGTATGGCAGTAGCTATGCCTTGAGCCAATTGGCTGGCCCGCTGCTGCTGGGCGCCTTGGGCACCGAGCATGACTACGGTTTCTGGGTGGGCGTCGTGCTGCTGGTGGTGTCGCCTCTGTTGCTGATGGGCCGCAGCGGCGCGCCGAGCAGCGAGTCTTGCAGCGTGACCTTCGGTGACCTATGGCGGTTCTGCCGTGGCCTGCCGGCCATTGGCTGGGCGGTGGCGCTGTTCGCCGCGTTCGAGGCGATGATTCTGACCCTGCTGCCGGTCTATTGCCTGCGCCAGGGGTTTACCGAGGACATCGCCCTGGCGATGGTCAGCACCGTGGTGGTGGGCGATGCCTTGTTGCAGCTGCCCATCGGTGCCCTGGCCGACCGCGTATCGCGGCGCGCCTTGTTCGCCGGCTGCGCGGTAATCCTGCTGCTGTCGAGCCTGGCCATTCCGTTGCTGCTCGACACCCTGCTGATCTGGCCGCTGTGGGTGTTGTTCGGCGCCAGCGCCGGGGGCCTGTTCACCTTGTCGTTGATTCTGATCGGCGAGCGCTACCGCGACGATGCGCTGGTGCGCGCCAATGCCCACGTCGCCCAGCTGTGGGGCATCGGCTGCCTGATCGGGCCGCTGGTGGCGGGGGCGGGCAGCCAGTGGGTCAGCGGGCATGCCTTGCTGTTGCTGATGGCGGCCGGGGCCCTGGGGCTGATTGTGCTGTTGTTGCGCGAAGGCGCGTTTGGCGCGGCCCAGCCACAAACCCTGTAG
- the radC gene encoding RadC family protein gives MSIRDWPAAERPREKLLEQGALALSDAELLAIFLRTGVAGKSAVDLARHLLHQFGSLRGLLEADQLTFSRQLGLGPAKFAQLQAVLEMARRHLAEKLSRNSVLESPVAVRDYLKAMLRHEPHEVFGCLFLDSKHRVLAFEALFQGSINTTSVYPRQVVKRALAHNAAALILCHNHPSGVSEPSQADRVLTRRLTEALDLVDVRVLDHFIVGEGEPLSMAEYGWM, from the coding sequence ATGAGCATTCGCGACTGGCCTGCGGCGGAGCGCCCGCGGGAGAAGCTTCTCGAGCAGGGCGCGCTGGCCCTTTCCGACGCCGAATTGCTGGCGATTTTCCTGCGCACCGGGGTCGCCGGAAAAAGCGCGGTCGACCTGGCGCGACACCTGTTGCATCAGTTCGGCAGCCTGCGTGGCCTGCTCGAGGCGGACCAATTGACCTTCAGTCGGCAGCTTGGCCTGGGCCCGGCCAAGTTCGCGCAATTGCAGGCGGTGCTGGAAATGGCGCGCCGGCATCTGGCGGAAAAACTCAGTCGCAATTCGGTGCTGGAAAGCCCGGTGGCGGTCCGCGACTACCTCAAGGCGATGTTGCGCCATGAACCGCATGAGGTCTTCGGTTGCCTGTTTCTCGACTCCAAGCACCGGGTGCTGGCGTTCGAGGCGTTGTTCCAGGGTTCCATCAACACCACCAGCGTCTATCCGCGGCAAGTGGTCAAGCGTGCCCTGGCGCACAACGCGGCCGCGCTGATCCTGTGTCACAACCATCCTTCGGGCGTTTCCGAGCCGAGCCAGGCGGATCGGGTGCTGACCCGCAGGCTCACGGAGGCGCTGGACCTGGTGGATGTGCGCGTACTCGACCATTTCATTGTCGGCGAGGGCGAGCCGCTGTCGATGGCCGAGTACGGCTGGATGTAG
- a CDS encoding phospholipase D family protein, with product MLIALCLSGCVSLDVPREPSQALPAADSAFGRSIQAQAAPYQGRSGFRLLSDSSEAFMARAELIRNAQSSLDLQYYIVHDGISTRMLVDELLKAADRGVRIRILLDDTTSDGLDQIMATLAAHPRIQIRLFNPLHLGRSTGVTRAMGRLFNLSLQHRRMHNKLWLADNSAAIVGGRNLGDEYFDAEPNLNFTDIDILGFGPVAEQLGHSFDQYWNSALSKPIGEFMSRLPSAWELANTRLRLQQSLDDAQQQEHALFQELKAYRTQPRMDVWRKELIWAWNQALWDAPSKVLSNGEPDPHLLLTTQLAPELQSVSKELMMVSAYFVPGQPGLVYLTGRADAGVAVSLLTNSLEATDVPAVHGGYAPYRKALLQHGVKLYELRRQPGNGGGSGPHLFHSASYPGSDSSLHSKAMIFDRQKSFIGSFNFDPRSVLWNTEVGVLVDSPELAERVRGLALQGMAPALSYEAKLQDGKLVWVTEDNQQLHTLTREPGSWWRRFNAWMSNTIGLERML from the coding sequence ATGCTGATCGCGCTGTGCCTGAGCGGCTGCGTCAGCCTCGATGTGCCTCGCGAGCCCAGCCAGGCTCTGCCGGCCGCCGACTCGGCCTTCGGTCGCTCGATCCAGGCCCAGGCCGCCCCCTATCAGGGACGTTCGGGCTTTCGCCTGCTGTCCGACAGCAGCGAAGCCTTCATGGCCCGCGCCGAACTGATCCGCAACGCCCAAAGCAGCCTCGACCTGCAGTACTACATCGTCCATGACGGCATCAGCACCCGGATGCTGGTGGACGAACTGCTCAAGGCCGCCGACCGCGGCGTGCGCATCCGCATTCTGCTGGATGACACCACCAGCGACGGCCTGGACCAGATCATGGCCACCCTCGCCGCCCATCCGCGGATACAGATCCGCCTGTTCAACCCCCTGCACCTGGGGCGCAGCACTGGCGTGACCCGTGCCATGGGGCGTCTGTTCAACCTGTCGCTGCAACATCGACGCATGCACAACAAGCTGTGGCTGGCGGACAACAGCGCGGCCATCGTTGGCGGGCGCAACCTGGGGGACGAGTACTTCGACGCCGAACCCAACCTGAACTTCACCGACATCGACATCCTCGGTTTCGGCCCGGTGGCCGAACAGCTCGGGCACAGCTTCGACCAGTACTGGAACAGCGCCCTGAGCAAACCCATCGGCGAGTTTATGTCGCGCCTGCCATCGGCCTGGGAGCTGGCCAACACCCGGCTGCGCCTGCAGCAATCGCTGGACGACGCCCAGCAGCAGGAGCATGCCCTGTTCCAGGAGCTCAAGGCCTATCGGACCCAGCCGCGCATGGATGTCTGGCGCAAAGAGCTGATCTGGGCCTGGAACCAGGCGCTGTGGGACGCCCCCAGCAAGGTCCTGTCCAACGGCGAGCCCGACCCGCACCTGCTGTTGACCACCCAGCTGGCGCCGGAGCTACAGAGCGTCAGTAAAGAGTTGATGATGGTTTCGGCCTATTTCGTCCCCGGCCAGCCAGGCCTGGTCTACCTCACCGGACGTGCCGACGCCGGGGTTGCGGTGAGCCTGCTGACCAACTCCCTGGAAGCCACCGACGTGCCGGCGGTCCACGGCGGCTACGCGCCGTATCGCAAGGCGCTGCTGCAACACGGCGTGAAACTCTATGAACTGCGACGCCAACCCGGTAACGGCGGCGGCAGCGGCCCTCATCTGTTCCACAGCGCGTCATATCCTGGCTCGGACTCCAGCCTGCACAGCAAGGCGATGATTTTCGATCGCCAGAAGTCCTTTATCGGCTCCTTCAATTTCGACCCGCGCTCGGTGCTGTGGAACACCGAAGTCGGGGTGCTGGTGGACAGCCCCGAGCTGGCCGAGCGCGTTCGCGGCCTGGCGCTGCAAGGCATGGCGCCGGCCCTGAGCTACGAGGCGAAACTGCAGGATGGCAAGCTGGTCTGGGTCACCGAAGACAACCAGCAACTGCACACCCTGACCCGCGAGCCTGGCAGCTGGTGGCGGCGCTTCAATGCCTGGATGAGCAATACCATCGGCCTCGAACGGATGCTCTGA
- the rpmB gene encoding 50S ribosomal protein L28 — translation MSRVCQVTGKGPVTGNNISHANNKTRRRFLPNLQHHRFWVESEKRFVRLRVSAKGMRIIDKRGIDVVLAELRRDGKV, via the coding sequence ATGTCGAGAGTCTGTCAAGTTACCGGTAAGGGTCCGGTGACTGGGAATAACATTTCCCACGCAAACAACAAAACCCGTCGTCGTTTCCTGCCGAACCTGCAGCATCACCGCTTCTGGGTTGAGTCCGAGAAACGTTTTGTGCGTCTGCGCGTATCTGCCAAAGGCATGCGTATCATCGACAAGCGTGGCATTGATGTCGTGCTGGCCGAACTTCGTCGCGATGGCAAGGTTTAA